The following coding sequences are from one Lipingzhangella halophila window:
- a CDS encoding ATP-binding protein — protein MQRFSTTFRGHPDSVAPARHWLDDLLRFAHHAAVPADTRATAVLLLSELATNSVRHSRSAHDGEYTVHVSLNPTRLRVEVEDDGPREGRRAGLRVAGPGEEAGRGLVLVAAFADTWGPLPHDPGMYFHLTWSAADPPPLPRRRPGASLPSEDPLTWPAPPVGQPENASWN, from the coding sequence ATGCAGCGGTTCAGCACGACCTTCCGCGGCCACCCCGACAGCGTGGCCCCCGCCCGGCACTGGCTGGACGACCTGCTCCGCTTCGCCCACCACGCCGCTGTCCCCGCCGACACCCGCGCCACCGCGGTACTCCTGCTCTCGGAGTTGGCCACGAACTCCGTGCGCCACTCCCGCAGCGCCCACGACGGCGAATACACCGTCCACGTGTCCCTGAACCCGACACGACTGCGCGTGGAGGTCGAAGACGACGGCCCCCGTGAAGGACGACGGGCAGGGCTGCGCGTGGCCGGCCCCGGCGAGGAGGCCGGGCGCGGCCTCGTCCTGGTCGCCGCGTTCGCCGACACCTGGGGACCCCTCCCCCACGACCCCGGAATGTACTTCCACCTGACCTGGTCCGCCGCGGACCCGCCTCCACTGCCACGCCGCCGCCCCGGCGCCTCCCTGCCCAGCGAAGACCCGCTCACCTGGCCCGCCCCACCAGTGGGACAGCCAGAAAACGCCTCGTGGAACTGA
- a CDS encoding DUF1998 domain-containing protein: MELTPTVAAARKPAEHTNPLKNQACTGPLSHLSLAHSYETDIVEISFAGALDIRASDEQTRFSLLYALLEGASSALEISRDDIDGALFRRSMGASTLVLFDTVPGGAGSAVRIAEAFDEVLRAAEKRVRNCDCGEETSCYSCLRNYRNQHVHDRLRRGSALRALEALI, from the coding sequence GTGGAACTGACCCCAACCGTCGCCGCCGCGCGGAAGCCCGCCGAGCACACCAACCCGCTGAAGAACCAGGCCTGCACCGGGCCGCTCAGCCACCTCTCGCTCGCGCACTCCTACGAGACCGACATTGTGGAGATCTCCTTCGCGGGTGCGTTGGACATCAGGGCATCCGACGAGCAGACACGGTTCTCGCTGCTGTACGCGCTACTCGAAGGCGCCTCGTCGGCGCTGGAGATCAGCCGCGACGACATCGATGGCGCCTTGTTCCGCCGCTCGATGGGCGCGTCGACCCTCGTCCTGTTCGACACCGTTCCCGGGGGCGCGGGCAGCGCCGTCCGGATCGCCGAGGCGTTCGACGAAGTGCTTCGGGCCGCCGAGAAGCGGGTGCGCAACTGCGACTGCGGGGAGGAGACCTCCTGCTATAGCTGCCTGCGTAACTATCGCAACCAGCACGTCCACGACCGGCTCCGCCGCGGTTCGGCGCTGCGGGCGTTGGAAGCGCTGATCTGA